The Candidatus Koribacter versatilis Ellin345 genome has a segment encoding these proteins:
- a CDS encoding RNA polymerase sigma factor: MSLEELLQACNEVGDAASWEEFVRQFHPVIAGVVLRTCRRWGCNSLTVVDDLVQETYLKICRERKIILGQFSAEHPNAFHGYLKVIASNLVHDYFRASHSKKRGSGLEGNSVEPVGEMTESKCESGGPQAIHRTVLVGQIARALEQVTSGSDARRDQMVFWLYYRDGLTASSIATIPGIGMTTKGVESLLFRLTRGIRDRLVSTAEQRTKDSQGAQRYKESGLGRD; this comes from the coding sequence ATGTCCTTAGAAGAGCTCTTGCAAGCTTGCAACGAGGTGGGGGATGCCGCTTCATGGGAGGAGTTCGTGCGTCAATTCCACCCCGTCATAGCAGGCGTCGTTCTTAGGACCTGCCGGCGGTGGGGCTGCAACTCACTTACCGTTGTTGATGATCTGGTGCAAGAGACATACTTAAAAATCTGCCGAGAACGCAAGATAATCCTAGGGCAGTTCAGCGCTGAACACCCGAATGCGTTTCATGGATATTTGAAGGTAATCGCAAGTAACTTGGTTCACGACTACTTTCGGGCATCACACTCCAAGAAAAGAGGCTCGGGACTAGAGGGGAACTCGGTAGAACCTGTGGGCGAAATGACAGAGAGCAAGTGTGAGTCCGGTGGTCCCCAGGCGATTCACCGAACAGTGCTGGTGGGGCAGATCGCCCGGGCGCTCGAGCAAGTGACCTCTGGCAGCGATGCCAGGCGAGATCAGATGGTCTTTTGGCTTTATTACCGCGACGGTCTAACCGCGTCCTCAATTGCTACGATACCGGGTATCGGCATGACAACTAAAGGAGTCGAAAGCCTGCTCTTCAGGCTTACCAGAGGCATTCGTGACCGACTGGTGAGCACTGCTGAGCAGAGGACGAAGGATTCCCAAGGCGCTCAACGTTATAAAGAAAGTGGGTTGGGACGTGACTGA
- a CDS encoding type IV toxin-antitoxin system AbiEi family antitoxin domain-containing protein → MARTNEVVELTRKLGVARRVDFDIAGIHRQYVALAWRDGRIERISRGLYRLAGMPRNRHSRLIEICKRVPHGVICLQSALFYYGFLEDEPQQHCIAIDRKSWRPVISDWAVQFIRFSGATFTQGVVNLTLDGVAIRIYSPMKTIADLLKYRNRLGIELTNDALLGSVRTNQYNPYRLLHFARICRVEALARLYIRRVGSGREFEGRQARSLWSERL, encoded by the coding sequence ATGGCGAGAACGAATGAAGTAGTTGAACTCACGAGAAAGCTGGGGGTTGCCAGGAGGGTGGATTTCGACATCGCTGGTATCCACCGCCAATATGTCGCGCTTGCATGGAGAGACGGCAGGATCGAACGGATCAGTCGCGGTCTGTATCGACTGGCCGGGATGCCGCGGAACCGACACTCTCGACTTATTGAGATATGCAAACGTGTGCCTCACGGAGTGATATGCCTGCAGTCAGCATTGTTCTACTACGGTTTCCTCGAAGACGAGCCACAGCAGCATTGCATCGCAATCGATCGCAAGAGTTGGCGACCGGTTATTTCGGACTGGGCAGTTCAGTTCATTCGGTTTTCCGGAGCGACATTCACTCAGGGAGTCGTAAACCTGACGCTTGACGGCGTCGCGATCCGTATCTACAGCCCAATGAAAACCATCGCTGACCTACTCAAATACCGGAATAGGCTCGGCATTGAATTAACAAACGACGCCCTCCTTGGCAGCGTTCGCACAAATCAATACAACCCTTATCGATTGCTACATTTCGCCCGCATCTGCCGGGTCGAGGCGTTGGCTCGTCTTTACATTCGCCGAGTCGGTTCGGGAAGAGAGTTCGAGGGTCGGCAAGCACGCTCGCTCTGGAGCGAGCGACTGTAG